A window of Trichoderma atroviride chromosome 3, complete sequence contains these coding sequences:
- a CDS encoding uncharacterized protein (EggNog:ENOG41) — translation MSLVLTSGASRPPVVEVVDLTETPPPSPPSLDHLANGSRIGIGQPLLEAQRQHHDRVSALGEEPPFKKRRVNLSWAEKQTIACQQVSPYVSRGLADLSSSEYIIDEIAIRAVSIFAKDPVFISRLDENDYTLPANDEWTAIKAKMIVTELSRKPEYQLHLVKELAAAEYHFAPVEDPPPTQGEDAPEVHMPDVQQLETPRIDMLESTTPATHWSRWKPLPKCSPSSNAWFALEQRPYQTASDRDLIAKGASLYRDLQREMNSPMVYHVDFTSDEVRQINECISKYLPPNAPAIPENLARLCLQFDVPSINDTTLPYRTAKDIRNYCSDVLANKAAPPDNAQILTLDPSAQDSRHQQESRRAGRLATLLLARETEGNRGFGSMRQYENFQNEFKKVHEDSLTLVAEYTNCAGDIATTTWIPDCNVLCGTTVHSDSHNQQYNKPGNLLLCSTKLGQLKAFPDHRIPRPLVDKGENSTVAMRRSQDPWLYSSVVCSDYDHVLGLAYTSSFDKTVKVWKVDPTGSNMTALATWYFEGNVNFVAAAKDGSGRVATAADVPTEAVRIYTIDRNDIANSPYISFSCTRTDADDSGKWAYYPATMQWGRCWRSRHLLAVGYSPRSFSGEDLDIPEDKRNSGEITLWDAALNQRVTVLTATTANFFEVVWHPTLPRFIAATSPSQLKVVPGVRTQIHLFREQDGAYAEYHNLDCLAADINELTFMPNSSRHAYVTAACTDGKVYVWDTAQGDKPVHILQHGRPLDEYYEDREKEDTGVKFTAWGNNLDRFYSGASDGTVKVWNVRNKRKPYLRTLLEAPGPISCGAFSPDLRKLVVGDATGRVFLFSIDKEDEPEAHFITIPGVDRQLRRPTPFIPHRDPEPPTRNPAGPEGIYDDEDIHIADLVKRSYLDTRQIVINPNPTIGAVQGPEYAATGLFRREAHLNEDPAGHLLSYFERNQRQSIEASRGGFARSVRRLRDPGEADAVMKIQHYTNRTQELDIETISADDLADLLACKAELSMSEVDCGFVYEEMPEEQEQ, via the exons ATGAGCCTCGTGCTTACCTCTGGCGCCTCCAGACCCCCGGTCGTTGAGGTCGTCGACTTGACTGAAACGCCgccaccatcgccgccgtctcTGGACCACCTCGCAAACGGAAGTCGAATTGGCATCGGCCAGCCGTTGCTTGAAGCACAGCGCCAGCACCATGACCGCGTCTCTGCCCTGGGCGAGGAGCCGCCGTTCAAGAAGAGACGCGTGAATCTTTCCTGGGCCGAGAAGCAGACTATTGCCTGCCAACAGGTCTCGCCGTATGTCAGCCGAGGCTTGGCGGACCTATCATCCTCTGAATATATAATCGATGAGATTGCGATAAGA GCCGTTTCTATATTTGCCAAGGATCCGGTCTTTATTTCCCGATTGGATGAAAACGACTACACACTGCCTGCCAATGATGAGTGGACGGCTATAAAAGCCAAGATGATTGTTACAGAGTTATCTCGGAAACCT GAATATCAACTTCATCTAGTGAAAGAGCTAGCAGCCGCCGAGTATCATTTCGCCCCAGTGGAGGATCCACCGCCAACGCAGGGCGAAGATGCACCTGAGGTGCATATGCCAGATGTCCAACAGCTGGAGACCCCCAGAATCGACATGCTCGAAAGTACTACACCTGCAACGCATTGGAGCCGCTGGAAACCGCTTCCTAAATGCAGTCCATCGTCAAACGCATGGTTTGCTCTCGAACAACGACCTTACCAAACGGCATCAGATCGCGACCTCATTGCGAAAGGCGCCAGCTTATACCGTGACCTACAACGAGAGATGAACAGCCCAATGGTCTACCATGTGGACTTCACGTCTGATGAGGTCCGGCAAATCAACGAGTGCATCTCGAAATATCTTCCTCCAAATGCCCCTGCTATTCCCGAGAACTTGGCGCGGCTATGCCTTCAGTTTGACGTTCCTTCAATCAATGACACCACCCTGCCTTACCGAACAGCTAAGGATATTCGGAATTACTGCTCGGATGTACTCGCGAACAAGGCGGCACCACCTGATAACGCTCAAATTCTGACACTAGACCCAAGCGCTCAGGACTCTCGACATCAGCAGGAGAGTAGGCGCGCTGGTCGACTGGCAACTTTGCTGTTGGCCCGTGAAACAGAAGGAAACCGGGGATTTGGGTCGATGCGTCAATATGAGAACTTTCAAAACGAATTCAAAAAGGTCCATGAGGATAGCCTGACTTTGGTTGCAGAATACACAAACTGCGCCGGAGACATCGCGACGACAACCTGGATTCCGGATTGCAATGTTCTATGCGGCACGACGGTGCACTCTGACAGCCATAATCAACAGTATAACAAGCCTGGAAACTTGCTGCTTTGTTCGACCAAGTTGGGTCAGCTGAAGGCGTTTCCCGACCATCGGATCCCGCGACCGCTGGTTGACAAGGGGGAAAATTCGACCGTGGCCATGCGCCGAAGCCAAGATCCGTGGCTCTATTCATCAGTTGTGTGCTCTGATTACGACCATGTTCTTGGCTTGGCATACACTTCCAGCTTCGACAAAACAGTCAAGGTTTGGAAGGTTGATCCGACGGGCAGCAACATGACGGCGTTGGCCACATGGTATTTCGAGGGCAACGTCAACTTTGTTGCCGCGGCCAAGGACGGCTCTGGGCGAGTTGCTACCGCGGCCGACGTCCCAACGGAGGCTGTTCGGATATATACCATCGACAGGAATGACATTGCAAATAGCCCCtacatttctttttcttgcacACGTACCGATGCCGACGACTCTGGCAAATGGGCATATTATCCTGCAACTATGCAATGGGgccgctgctggaggagcaggcaTCTGCTAGCCGTGGGTTACTCTCCTCGGAGCTTTTCTGGGGAAGACCTTGATATCCCAGAAGACAAGCGGAACTCGGGAGAGATTACTCTCTGGGACGCAGCCCTAAACCAGCGAGTTACTGTTCTGACAGCGACAACAGCCAACTTTTTTGAAGTGGTTTGGCATCCTACGTTGCCGAGATTCATCGCAGCAACTTCACCCTCACAGTTGAAAGTCGTACCTGGCGTTCGGACACAGATTCATCTGTTTAGAGAACAGGATGGCGCCTATGCTGAATATCACAACCTTGACTGCCTTGCGGCAGACATTAACGAACTGACATTCATGCCCAACTCCTCGAGGCATGCATATGTTACTGCAGCGTGCACTGACGGCAAAGTGTACGTCTGGGACACTGCTCAAGGAGACAAACCTGTGCACATACTGCAGCACGGCCGTCCTTTGGACGAGTACTATGAAGACcgagaaaaggaagataCCGGAGTTAAGTTTACGGCTTGGGGGAATAATCTGGATCGGTTCTACTCAGGCGCCAGCGATGGGACTGTCAAGGTGTGGAATGTGCGTAACAAGCGCAAGCCATACTTGCGAACCCTTTTAGAGGCTCCTGGTCCCATTTCTTGTGGCGCTTTTTCTCCCGACCTACGGAAATTAGTCGTTGGGGATGCCACGGGCCGagtgtttttgttttctataGACAAGGAAGATGAGCCAGAGGCACATTTCATTACGATCCCGGGTGTAGACCGCCAGCTTCGACGTCCTACACCATTTATACCACACCGCGACCCAGAACCTCCAACCCGGAACCCAGCGGGTCCGGAAGGCATTtatgacgatgaagacattCATATTGCTGATTTGGTGAAGCGTTCCTACCTTGACACAAGGCAGATTGTGATTAACCCTAATCCTACTATTGGTGCCGTACAAGGGCCAGAATATGCCGCAACAGGGCTCTTCCGCCGCGAGGCACACCTGAATGAAGACCCAGCAGGCCATTTACTTAGCTACTTTGAAAGAAACCAGAGACAGAGCATCGAAGCCAGCCGCGGCGGGTTCGCCCGCTCAGTACGCAGACTCCGAGACCCCGGAGAAGCAGATGCCGTGATGAAAATACAGCACTATACAAATAGGACGCAGGAGCTGGATATAGAAACCATTTCTGCAGACGACCTTGCGGATCTACTGGCTTGCAAGGCGGAGTTGTCGATGAGTGAGGTGGATTGCGGGTTTGTATATGAGGAAATGCCAGAGGAGCAAGAACAGTAA
- a CDS encoding uncharacterized protein (EggNog:ENOG41): MGPPVVEVVDLTETPPPSPPSLDHLANGSRIGIGQPLLEAQRQHHDRVSALGEEPPFKKRRVNLSWAEKQTIACQQVSPYVSRGLADLSSSEYIIDEIAIRAVSIFAKDPVFISRLDENDYTLPANDEWTAIKAKMIVTELSRKPEYQLHLVKELAAAEYHFAPVEDPPPTQGEDAPEVHMPDVQQLETPRIDMLESTTPATHWSRWKPLPKCSPSSNAWFALEQRPYQTASDRDLIAKGASLYRDLQREMNSPMVYHVDFTSDEVRQINECISKYLPPNAPAIPENLARLCLQFDVPSINDTTLPYRTAKDIRNYCSDVLANKAAPPDNAQILTLDPSAQDSRHQQESRRAGRLATLLLARETEGNRGFGSMRQYENFQNEFKKVHEDSLTLVAEYTNCAGDIATTTWIPDCNVLCGTTVHSDSHNQQYNKPGNLLLCSTKLGQLKAFPDHRIPRPLVDKGENSTVAMRRSQDPWLYSSVVCSDYDHVLGLAYTSSFDKTVKVWKVDPTGSNMTALATWYFEGNVNFVAAAKDGSGRVATAADVPTEAVRIYTIDRNDIANSPYISFSCTRTDADDSGKWAYYPATMQWGRCWRSRHLLAVGYSPRSFSGEDLDIPEDKRNSGEITLWDAALNQRVTVLTATTANFFEVVWHPTLPRFIAATSPSQLKVVPGVRTQIHLFREQDGAYAEYHNLDCLAADINELTFMPNSSRHAYVTAACTDGKVYVWDTAQGDKPVHILQHGRPLDEYYEDREKEDTGVKFTAWGNNLDRFYSGASDGTVKVWNVRNKRKPYLRTLLEAPGPISCGAFSPDLRKLVVGDATGRVFLFSIDKEDEPEAHFITIPGVDRQLRRPTPFIPHRDPEPPTRNPAGPEGIYDDEDIHIADLVKRSYLDTRQIVINPNPTIGAVQGPEYAATGLFRREAHLNEDPAGHLLSYFERNQRQSIEASRGGFARSVRRLRDPGEADAVMKIQHYTNRTQELDIETISADDLADLLACKAELSMSEVDCGFVYEEMPEEQEQ, translated from the exons ATGGG ACCCCCGGTCGTTGAGGTCGTCGACTTGACTGAAACGCCgccaccatcgccgccgtctcTGGACCACCTCGCAAACGGAAGTCGAATTGGCATCGGCCAGCCGTTGCTTGAAGCACAGCGCCAGCACCATGACCGCGTCTCTGCCCTGGGCGAGGAGCCGCCGTTCAAGAAGAGACGCGTGAATCTTTCCTGGGCCGAGAAGCAGACTATTGCCTGCCAACAGGTCTCGCCGTATGTCAGCCGAGGCTTGGCGGACCTATCATCCTCTGAATATATAATCGATGAGATTGCGATAAGA GCCGTTTCTATATTTGCCAAGGATCCGGTCTTTATTTCCCGATTGGATGAAAACGACTACACACTGCCTGCCAATGATGAGTGGACGGCTATAAAAGCCAAGATGATTGTTACAGAGTTATCTCGGAAACCT GAATATCAACTTCATCTAGTGAAAGAGCTAGCAGCCGCCGAGTATCATTTCGCCCCAGTGGAGGATCCACCGCCAACGCAGGGCGAAGATGCACCTGAGGTGCATATGCCAGATGTCCAACAGCTGGAGACCCCCAGAATCGACATGCTCGAAAGTACTACACCTGCAACGCATTGGAGCCGCTGGAAACCGCTTCCTAAATGCAGTCCATCGTCAAACGCATGGTTTGCTCTCGAACAACGACCTTACCAAACGGCATCAGATCGCGACCTCATTGCGAAAGGCGCCAGCTTATACCGTGACCTACAACGAGAGATGAACAGCCCAATGGTCTACCATGTGGACTTCACGTCTGATGAGGTCCGGCAAATCAACGAGTGCATCTCGAAATATCTTCCTCCAAATGCCCCTGCTATTCCCGAGAACTTGGCGCGGCTATGCCTTCAGTTTGACGTTCCTTCAATCAATGACACCACCCTGCCTTACCGAACAGCTAAGGATATTCGGAATTACTGCTCGGATGTACTCGCGAACAAGGCGGCACCACCTGATAACGCTCAAATTCTGACACTAGACCCAAGCGCTCAGGACTCTCGACATCAGCAGGAGAGTAGGCGCGCTGGTCGACTGGCAACTTTGCTGTTGGCCCGTGAAACAGAAGGAAACCGGGGATTTGGGTCGATGCGTCAATATGAGAACTTTCAAAACGAATTCAAAAAGGTCCATGAGGATAGCCTGACTTTGGTTGCAGAATACACAAACTGCGCCGGAGACATCGCGACGACAACCTGGATTCCGGATTGCAATGTTCTATGCGGCACGACGGTGCACTCTGACAGCCATAATCAACAGTATAACAAGCCTGGAAACTTGCTGCTTTGTTCGACCAAGTTGGGTCAGCTGAAGGCGTTTCCCGACCATCGGATCCCGCGACCGCTGGTTGACAAGGGGGAAAATTCGACCGTGGCCATGCGCCGAAGCCAAGATCCGTGGCTCTATTCATCAGTTGTGTGCTCTGATTACGACCATGTTCTTGGCTTGGCATACACTTCCAGCTTCGACAAAACAGTCAAGGTTTGGAAGGTTGATCCGACGGGCAGCAACATGACGGCGTTGGCCACATGGTATTTCGAGGGCAACGTCAACTTTGTTGCCGCGGCCAAGGACGGCTCTGGGCGAGTTGCTACCGCGGCCGACGTCCCAACGGAGGCTGTTCGGATATATACCATCGACAGGAATGACATTGCAAATAGCCCCtacatttctttttcttgcacACGTACCGATGCCGACGACTCTGGCAAATGGGCATATTATCCTGCAACTATGCAATGGGgccgctgctggaggagcaggcaTCTGCTAGCCGTGGGTTACTCTCCTCGGAGCTTTTCTGGGGAAGACCTTGATATCCCAGAAGACAAGCGGAACTCGGGAGAGATTACTCTCTGGGACGCAGCCCTAAACCAGCGAGTTACTGTTCTGACAGCGACAACAGCCAACTTTTTTGAAGTGGTTTGGCATCCTACGTTGCCGAGATTCATCGCAGCAACTTCACCCTCACAGTTGAAAGTCGTACCTGGCGTTCGGACACAGATTCATCTGTTTAGAGAACAGGATGGCGCCTATGCTGAATATCACAACCTTGACTGCCTTGCGGCAGACATTAACGAACTGACATTCATGCCCAACTCCTCGAGGCATGCATATGTTACTGCAGCGTGCACTGACGGCAAAGTGTACGTCTGGGACACTGCTCAAGGAGACAAACCTGTGCACATACTGCAGCACGGCCGTCCTTTGGACGAGTACTATGAAGACcgagaaaaggaagataCCGGAGTTAAGTTTACGGCTTGGGGGAATAATCTGGATCGGTTCTACTCAGGCGCCAGCGATGGGACTGTCAAGGTGTGGAATGTGCGTAACAAGCGCAAGCCATACTTGCGAACCCTTTTAGAGGCTCCTGGTCCCATTTCTTGTGGCGCTTTTTCTCCCGACCTACGGAAATTAGTCGTTGGGGATGCCACGGGCCGagtgtttttgttttctataGACAAGGAAGATGAGCCAGAGGCACATTTCATTACGATCCCGGGTGTAGACCGCCAGCTTCGACGTCCTACACCATTTATACCACACCGCGACCCAGAACCTCCAACCCGGAACCCAGCGGGTCCGGAAGGCATTtatgacgatgaagacattCATATTGCTGATTTGGTGAAGCGTTCCTACCTTGACACAAGGCAGATTGTGATTAACCCTAATCCTACTATTGGTGCCGTACAAGGGCCAGAATATGCCGCAACAGGGCTCTTCCGCCGCGAGGCACACCTGAATGAAGACCCAGCAGGCCATTTACTTAGCTACTTTGAAAGAAACCAGAGACAGAGCATCGAAGCCAGCCGCGGCGGGTTCGCCCGCTCAGTACGCAGACTCCGAGACCCCGGAGAAGCAGATGCCGTGATGAAAATACAGCACTATACAAATAGGACGCAGGAGCTGGATATAGAAACCATTTCTGCAGACGACCTTGCGGATCTACTGGCTTGCAAGGCGGAGTTGTCGATGAGTGAGGTGGATTGCGGGTTTGTATATGAGGAAATGCCAGAGGAGCAAGAACAGTAA
- a CDS encoding uncharacterized protein (EggNog:ENOG41), which yields MPDVQQLETPRIDMLESTTPATHWSRWKPLPKCSPSSNAWFALEQRPYQTASDRDLIAKGASLYRDLQREMNSPMVYHVDFTSDEVRQINECISKYLPPNAPAIPENLARLCLQFDVPSINDTTLPYRTAKDIRNYCSDVLANKAAPPDNAQILTLDPSAQDSRHQQESRRAGRLATLLLARETEGNRGFGSMRQYENFQNEFKKVHEDSLTLVAEYTNCAGDIATTTWIPDCNVLCGTTVHSDSHNQQYNKPGNLLLCSTKLGQLKAFPDHRIPRPLVDKGENSTVAMRRSQDPWLYSSVVCSDYDHVLGLAYTSSFDKTVKVWKVDPTGSNMTALATWYFEGNVNFVAAAKDGSGRVATAADVPTEAVRIYTIDRNDIANSPYISFSCTRTDADDSGKWAYYPATMQWGRCWRSRHLLAVGYSPRSFSGEDLDIPEDKRNSGEITLWDAALNQRVTVLTATTANFFEVVWHPTLPRFIAATSPSQLKVVPGVRTQIHLFREQDGAYAEYHNLDCLAADINELTFMPNSSRHAYVTAACTDGKVYVWDTAQGDKPVHILQHGRPLDEYYEDREKEDTGVKFTAWGNNLDRFYSGASDGTVKVWNVRNKRKPYLRTLLEAPGPISCGAFSPDLRKLVVGDATGRVFLFSIDKEDEPEAHFITIPGVDRQLRRPTPFIPHRDPEPPTRNPAGPEGIYDDEDIHIADLVKRSYLDTRQIVINPNPTIGAVQGPEYAATGLFRREAHLNEDPAGHLLSYFERNQRQSIEASRGGFARSVRRLRDPGEADAVMKIQHYTNRTQELDIETISADDLADLLACKAELSMSEVDCGFVYEEMPEEQEQ from the coding sequence ATGCCAGATGTCCAACAGCTGGAGACCCCCAGAATCGACATGCTCGAAAGTACTACACCTGCAACGCATTGGAGCCGCTGGAAACCGCTTCCTAAATGCAGTCCATCGTCAAACGCATGGTTTGCTCTCGAACAACGACCTTACCAAACGGCATCAGATCGCGACCTCATTGCGAAAGGCGCCAGCTTATACCGTGACCTACAACGAGAGATGAACAGCCCAATGGTCTACCATGTGGACTTCACGTCTGATGAGGTCCGGCAAATCAACGAGTGCATCTCGAAATATCTTCCTCCAAATGCCCCTGCTATTCCCGAGAACTTGGCGCGGCTATGCCTTCAGTTTGACGTTCCTTCAATCAATGACACCACCCTGCCTTACCGAACAGCTAAGGATATTCGGAATTACTGCTCGGATGTACTCGCGAACAAGGCGGCACCACCTGATAACGCTCAAATTCTGACACTAGACCCAAGCGCTCAGGACTCTCGACATCAGCAGGAGAGTAGGCGCGCTGGTCGACTGGCAACTTTGCTGTTGGCCCGTGAAACAGAAGGAAACCGGGGATTTGGGTCGATGCGTCAATATGAGAACTTTCAAAACGAATTCAAAAAGGTCCATGAGGATAGCCTGACTTTGGTTGCAGAATACACAAACTGCGCCGGAGACATCGCGACGACAACCTGGATTCCGGATTGCAATGTTCTATGCGGCACGACGGTGCACTCTGACAGCCATAATCAACAGTATAACAAGCCTGGAAACTTGCTGCTTTGTTCGACCAAGTTGGGTCAGCTGAAGGCGTTTCCCGACCATCGGATCCCGCGACCGCTGGTTGACAAGGGGGAAAATTCGACCGTGGCCATGCGCCGAAGCCAAGATCCGTGGCTCTATTCATCAGTTGTGTGCTCTGATTACGACCATGTTCTTGGCTTGGCATACACTTCCAGCTTCGACAAAACAGTCAAGGTTTGGAAGGTTGATCCGACGGGCAGCAACATGACGGCGTTGGCCACATGGTATTTCGAGGGCAACGTCAACTTTGTTGCCGCGGCCAAGGACGGCTCTGGGCGAGTTGCTACCGCGGCCGACGTCCCAACGGAGGCTGTTCGGATATATACCATCGACAGGAATGACATTGCAAATAGCCCCtacatttctttttcttgcacACGTACCGATGCCGACGACTCTGGCAAATGGGCATATTATCCTGCAACTATGCAATGGGgccgctgctggaggagcaggcaTCTGCTAGCCGTGGGTTACTCTCCTCGGAGCTTTTCTGGGGAAGACCTTGATATCCCAGAAGACAAGCGGAACTCGGGAGAGATTACTCTCTGGGACGCAGCCCTAAACCAGCGAGTTACTGTTCTGACAGCGACAACAGCCAACTTTTTTGAAGTGGTTTGGCATCCTACGTTGCCGAGATTCATCGCAGCAACTTCACCCTCACAGTTGAAAGTCGTACCTGGCGTTCGGACACAGATTCATCTGTTTAGAGAACAGGATGGCGCCTATGCTGAATATCACAACCTTGACTGCCTTGCGGCAGACATTAACGAACTGACATTCATGCCCAACTCCTCGAGGCATGCATATGTTACTGCAGCGTGCACTGACGGCAAAGTGTACGTCTGGGACACTGCTCAAGGAGACAAACCTGTGCACATACTGCAGCACGGCCGTCCTTTGGACGAGTACTATGAAGACcgagaaaaggaagataCCGGAGTTAAGTTTACGGCTTGGGGGAATAATCTGGATCGGTTCTACTCAGGCGCCAGCGATGGGACTGTCAAGGTGTGGAATGTGCGTAACAAGCGCAAGCCATACTTGCGAACCCTTTTAGAGGCTCCTGGTCCCATTTCTTGTGGCGCTTTTTCTCCCGACCTACGGAAATTAGTCGTTGGGGATGCCACGGGCCGagtgtttttgttttctataGACAAGGAAGATGAGCCAGAGGCACATTTCATTACGATCCCGGGTGTAGACCGCCAGCTTCGACGTCCTACACCATTTATACCACACCGCGACCCAGAACCTCCAACCCGGAACCCAGCGGGTCCGGAAGGCATTtatgacgatgaagacattCATATTGCTGATTTGGTGAAGCGTTCCTACCTTGACACAAGGCAGATTGTGATTAACCCTAATCCTACTATTGGTGCCGTACAAGGGCCAGAATATGCCGCAACAGGGCTCTTCCGCCGCGAGGCACACCTGAATGAAGACCCAGCAGGCCATTTACTTAGCTACTTTGAAAGAAACCAGAGACAGAGCATCGAAGCCAGCCGCGGCGGGTTCGCCCGCTCAGTACGCAGACTCCGAGACCCCGGAGAAGCAGATGCCGTGATGAAAATACAGCACTATACAAATAGGACGCAGGAGCTGGATATAGAAACCATTTCTGCAGACGACCTTGCGGATCTACTGGCTTGCAAGGCGGAGTTGTCGATGAGTGAGGTGGATTGCGGGTTTGTATATGAGGAAATGCCAGAGGAGCAAGAACAGTAA
- a CDS encoding uncharacterized protein (EggNog:ENOG41~TransMembrane:4 (i12-34o49-69i90-109o121-140i)), which yields MFAMSVKPRTIIICVRALQGIMAAASIALTAYVVNWHLRGSHLSTPPSINFLLFCPVFTLASVLYIELTPRLAPRAIRPRISLGIEATNCILYFSGFIAVAICLGDLAFCNGPVCMAGRGAAVLAAVQFSLWMFSAILATKEIFKGGSGQIKLPGRGRGTGDVEL from the exons ATGTTCGCCATGTCCGTCAAGCCGCGAACAATCATCATCTGCGTCCGGGCCCTTCAgggcatcatggccgctgcCAGCATCGCCTTGACAGCATACG TCGTCAATTGGCATCTCAGGGGGTCTCATCTCTCCACGCCCCCGTCCATCAACTTTCTTCTATTCTGCCCAGTCTTCACGCTCGCCTCCGTCCTCTACATCGAACTCACGCCGCGCCTCGCTCCCCGCGCCATACGCCCGAGGATATCCCTGGGCATCGAAGCCACAAACTGCATCTTGTACTTTTCGGGATTCATCGCCGTGGCCATATGCCTTGGCGATCTGGCCTTCTGCAACGGCCCAGTCTGCATGGCGGGCCGTGGCGCTGCGGTTTTGGCAGCGGTGCAGTTCAGTCTGTGGATGTTCTCCGCCATCCTTGCCACAAAGGAGATTTTCAAGGGCGGCAGCGGGCAGATTAAGCTACCGGGCAGGGGACGTGGCACTGGAGACGTGGAGCTCTGA